A genome region from Cucurbita pepo subsp. pepo cultivar mu-cu-16 chromosome LG02, ASM280686v2, whole genome shotgun sequence includes the following:
- the LOC111788333 gene encoding uncharacterized protein LOC111788333: MASDLFWSNNFPTGESEKEIHGAVEEEEEEEAMMAEIRSMEEKPLEIDGQTHCTFENVPTGQSEEAMEFPDWLSINDDFLQQRSNYQFSDEDYLQDPDLSCMDIGEIEDVDGDWLA, encoded by the exons ATGGCTTCTGATTTGTTTTGGTCCAATAATTTCCCAACTGGAGAGAGTGAAAAGGAGATTCATGGGGcagtggaggaggaggaggaagaggaggctATGATGGCTGAGATCAGGTCTATGGAAGAGAAGCCTTTGGAGATTGATGGTCAGACTCACTGTACTTTTGAgaatgttccaactggacaGAGTGAAGAAGCCATGGAATTTCCAGATTGGTTGAGTATCAATGATGATTTTTTGCAGCAGCGTTCCAATTATCAGTTCTCGGATGAGGATTACCTTCAAGATCCTGACCTATCTTG CATGGACATTGGGGAGATTGAAGATGTGGATGGAGATTGGTTAGCATGA
- the LOC111788208 gene encoding 3-ketoacyl-CoA synthase 10, with translation MANEQDLLSTEIVNRGIESSGPNAGSLTFSVRVRRRLPDFLQSVNLKYVKLGYHYLINHAICLATVPLLVLVFSAEVGSLSREELWRKLWEDARYDLASVLSFFAVFVFTLSVYFMSRPRSIYLIDFSCFRPSDDFKVSKEEFVELARKSGKFDEGSLEFQKRILQSSGIGDETYIPKSVIASAGNCATMKEGRTEASAVMFGALDELFEKTRIRPKDVGVLVVNCSIFNPTPSLSAMIINHYKMRGNILSYNLGGMGCSAGVIAIDLARDMLQSNPNNYAVVVSTEVVGYNWYQGRDRSMLIPNCFFRMGCSAVLLSNRRRDYYRAKYRLEHIVRTHKGADDRSFRCVYQEEDEQGFKGLKVSKDLMEIGGEALKANITTLGPLVLPFSEQLLFFATLVWRQLFSSSSSSSSGGGVLNSKKPYIPDYKQAFEHFCVHAASKGVLNELQRNLELSESNMEASRMTLHRFGNTSSSSIWYQLAYLEAKDRVKSGDRIWQLAFGSGFKCNSLVWRSMRRNRKPTRTPWLDSIDRYPVQF, from the exons ATGGCTAACGAACAAGACCTTCTCTCCACCGAGATCGTCAATCGCGGCATCGAATCCTCCGGCCCCAATGCCGGCTCCCTTACCTTCTCCGTCAGAGTCCGCCGCCGACTTCCGGACTTCTTACAATCCGTCAATCTCAAGTACGTCAAGTTAGGTTACCACTACTTGATCAACCACGCCATTTGTCTCGCTACTGTGCCACTGTTGGTTCTCGTCTTTAGCGCTGAAGTCGGAAGCCTTAGCCGCGAGGAACTATGGCGGAAGCTTTGGGAAGATGCTCGCTACGATCTCGCTTCTGTTCTTTCGTTCTTCGCCGTCTTCGTCTTCACTCTCTCTGTTTACTTCATGTCGCGCCCTAGATCTATCTATCTTATTGATTTTTCGTGCTTTCGGCCTTCCGATGACTTCAAG GTATCGAAGGAGGAATTCGTAGAACTAGCACGAAAATCGGGCAAATTCGATGAAGGAAGCCTAGAGTTTCAAAAGAGGATTTTACAGTCATCGGGAATAGGTGATGAAACCTACATTCCGAAGTCGGTGATCGCCTCCGCCGGTAACTGTGCCACCATGAAAGAAGGCCGAACGGAGGCCTCTGCCGTCATGTTCGGCGCTCTCGACGAGCTTTTCGAGAAGACTCGGATTCGTCCAAAGGACGTTGGAGTTCTCGTCGTTAACTGCTCGATCTTCAATCCGACACCATCACTCTCCGCCATGATCATTAACCACTACAAGATGAGGGGAAATATTTTGAGTTACAATCTCGGCGGAATGGGATGTAGCGCTGGAGTTATTGCAATCGATTTGGCTCGCGATATGCTTCAGTCTAACCCTAATAATTACGCCGTCGTCGTTAGTACGGAGGTTGTGGGATACAATTGGTACCAAGGCCGTGATAGATCTATGCTTATTCCAAATTGCTTCTTTCGCATGGGCTGCTCCGCCGTGCTCCTGTCTAACCGCCGCCGTGACTACTACCGCGCCAAGTACCGCCTCGAACACATCGTTCGAACCCACAAAGGTGCTGATGATCGCAGTTTCAG GTGTGTATACCAGGAAGAAGACGAGCAAGGATTCAAAGGCCTAAAAGTCAGCAAAGACCTAATGGAGATTGGAGGCGAAGCTCTCAAAGCCAACATCACAACCCTTGGACCCCTCGTTTTGCCCTTCTCCGAGCAGCTCCTCTTCTTCGCAACTCTAGTGTGGAGGCAGTTattctcctcttcctcctcctcctcctccggcGGCGGAGTACTGAACTCCAAGAAACCATACATTCCAGATTACAAGCAAGCATTCGAGCATTTCTGTGTGCACGCAGCCAGCAAGGGCGTACTGAATGAGTTACAGAGGAACCTTGAGCTCAGCGAGAGCAACATGGAGGCTTCTAGAATGACACTTCATCGATTCGGAAACACTTCCAGCAGCAGTATTTGGTACCAACTGGCTTATTTGGAGGCCAAAGACAGGGTCAAGTCCGGGGATCGTATTTGGCAGTTGGCATTTGGGTCTGGCTTCAAGTGCAACTCTTTGGTGTGGCGCTCTATGAGGCGCAACCGCAAGCCCACAAGGACCCCGTGGCTCGATTCCATTGACAGATATCCGGTTCAATTCTAG